GGGACGCCGCGAACGCGCACTCCGCCAGCGTGACGGCAAGGCCGCCCTCGGCCGTGTCGTGCGCGGAACGCACGAGCCCCCCGCGGATGGCGGCGAGGAGCGCGCGTTGAAGCGCAGCCTCCGCCTCAAGATCGAGCGCGGGCGCGTCGCCGGCGAGGCGGCCGTGGACGACCTTGAGATACTCGCTCCCGCCCAGCTCGTCGCGGTTCGTCCCCAGCAGCCCGATCACGTCGCCCTCGCCCTTGAAGGCGACGGTGGTGACATGCGCCAGGTCATCCACCACGCCGACCATGCCGATGGTCGGGGTGGGAAAGATGGCGCCGCGCGGGTTCTCGTTGTACAGCGACACGTTGCCGCCCGTGACCGGCGTCGCCAGCACGGTGCACGCCTCACCGATGCCGCGCAGCGACTCGGCCAACTGGAAGTAGACGTCCGGCTTCAGCGGATTGCCGAAGTTGAGGTTGTCCGTTACGGCGCGGGGCAGGGCGCCGGAGCAAACCAGGTTGCGCGCCGCCTCGGCCACGGCGATCTGACCGCCGCGATACGGGTTGAGATACACGTAGCGCGCGTTGCAATCCACCGTCGCCGCGATCGCCTTGTTG
This portion of the Longimicrobium sp. genome encodes:
- a CDS encoding AIR synthase related protein, whose translation is LPGEPLVNACPTYTRQGVESPDVVALRNWSTADLQPLAEEADPMWTLRRLLDSPTVASKRWVYEQYDSTVRTNTVVGPGSDAAVLRLRGTNKAIAATVDCNARYVYLNPYRGGQIAVAEAARNLVCSGALPRAVTDNLNFGNPLKPDVYFQLAESLRGIGEACTVLATPVTGGNVSLYNENPRGAIFPTPTIGMVGVVDDLAHVTTVAFKGEGDVIGLLGTNRDELGGSEYLKVVHGRLAGDAPALDLEAEAALQRALLAAIRGGLVRSAHDTAEGGLAVTLAECAFAASPACGVDVELEDDIRQAALLFGETQSRVVVSCRPDDWERLAAVMAEHGVPAARIGTVGAAGGRFRIVTRGGVLDAPVAELVEVYESAIPRRMDGSVGDIVTSLRSEVQNGQE